Proteins co-encoded in one Desulfitibacter alkalitolerans DSM 16504 genomic window:
- the rlmH gene encoding 23S rRNA (pseudouridine(1915)-N(3))-methyltransferase RlmH: protein MQIDIIAVGKIKEEYIQKGLQEYLKRLGPYARIKIIEVNDEKIPANASLAEEEGIRQREGDKILAKVKPDSFIVTLEIDGELLTSGAFAQKVEELMVSGKSHLTFIIGGSIGLSDDIKRRADLKISFGRFTYPHQLMRLILMEQIYRCYRIIRKEPYHK from the coding sequence ATGCAGATAGATATTATTGCAGTTGGTAAAATAAAAGAAGAATATATTCAAAAAGGCCTGCAGGAGTATCTAAAGAGGCTTGGTCCCTATGCAAGGATTAAAATTATTGAGGTTAATGATGAAAAAATTCCTGCAAATGCCTCTTTAGCTGAAGAAGAGGGAATTAGGCAAAGGGAAGGAGATAAAATTTTAGCTAAGGTAAAACCTGATAGTTTCATTGTAACTTTAGAGATAGATGGCGAGCTTCTTACATCTGGTGCATTTGCACAAAAAGTCGAGGAACTGATGGTAAGTGGAAAGAGTCACCTGACTTTTATTATTGGGGGGAGTATAGGTCTTTCAGATGATATAAAAAGGAGAGCAGACTTAAAGATATCCTTTGGACGGTTTACATATCCACACCAATTAATGAGATTAATTTTAATGGAGCAAATATATAGATGTTATAGAATCATAAGAAAAGAACCGTATCATAAGTAA
- a CDS encoding heme exporter protein CcmB, with the protein MDFIREVAVLLEKEILLEKKQKTVVGLGMFFAFLLVFVFSIIFMDTSVDLRLVSGLLWIAVTFTVILVVNRSLYVDQENNCIEALFMSPISKHAVFWGKCLAIFIMLAVLQFFMAIVFIVFFQVILQANALGKLIFTQLLGTFAMSNITILVAMMISKIKGGEILLPVILLPLLIPLIISLVETTSLILGGNGNEGQLGQWMRLIVFYSAAVIIVPSLFLDNITNE; encoded by the coding sequence ATGGATTTCATTAGAGAGGTTGCAGTACTGTTAGAGAAGGAAATTCTCCTGGAAAAGAAACAAAAAACAGTTGTGGGTCTGGGCATGTTTTTTGCTTTTCTGCTGGTTTTTGTATTTTCTATAATATTTATGGATACCAGTGTGGATTTGAGACTTGTTTCCGGGCTCCTGTGGATAGCAGTTACATTTACAGTAATTCTTGTAGTTAATCGTTCTTTATATGTGGATCAGGAGAATAACTGTATTGAAGCTTTATTCATGTCACCCATAAGCAAACATGCTGTCTTTTGGGGCAAGTGTCTGGCCATATTCATTATGCTTGCAGTGCTGCAGTTTTTTATGGCCATTGTATTTATAGTTTTTTTTCAAGTGATTTTACAGGCAAACGCCCTTGGAAAGCTAATTTTTACTCAACTTCTGGGTACCTTTGCCATGAGCAATATCACCATTCTAGTGGCCATGATGATTTCAAAAATAAAGGGTGGAGAAATTCTGCTGCCTGTTATACTCCTACCCTTATTAATACCCCTCATAATAAGTCTGGTAGAGACAACTAGTTTAATACTAGGTGGTAATGGTAATGAAGGTCAATTGGGTCAATGGATGAGGCTGATAGTTTTTTATAGTGCTGCAGTGATAATTGTTCCAAGCTTGTTTTTAGACAACATTACCAATGAATAG
- the murA gene encoding UDP-N-acetylglucosamine 1-carboxyvinyltransferase: MKRVYVNGEQILKGSVKVSGSKNASIAIIAASLLVKGEVVLDNVPRVNDVQEMLELVRSIGAKYDWIDINQLAIDCSELNSTTIDYKLTQRLHASILLLGPLVGRFGECAISLPGNDNLGPRPIDLHLKGFKLKGIHADISNGQIIVNGRTNQDSAIYLDFPSVGATENLILNSVLGNGVTVIQGAAKDPEIVNMASFLTSMGAKISGAGTDTIKIKGVPQLKPVRYSIMPDRMEAGTFMIMAAANRGDVIISGVVNKHLKPVTAKLREAGAEVDEVDGAVQVKSTQRLQSLIVKATPYPGFPTDLQPIISAALTTAANTSIISEKVYKNRFQYIGELRRLGAKIKVEGNTAVITGVDRLLGSTVTANDTRGAAALLAAGLMAFGKTEIINAELLDNGYENWVEKVSSINGSVNIVN, encoded by the coding sequence ATGAAAAGGGTTTATGTAAATGGTGAGCAAATCTTAAAGGGCAGTGTAAAAGTTAGCGGTTCAAAAAATGCAAGCATTGCAATCATTGCTGCCTCTCTTCTTGTAAAGGGGGAGGTAGTATTGGACAATGTGCCAAGGGTAAATGATGTACAGGAGATGCTTGAATTGGTAAGAAGTATAGGAGCAAAGTATGACTGGATTGATATAAACCAGCTGGCAATAGACTGCTCAGAACTGAACTCTACCACAATAGACTATAAGCTTACCCAAAGATTACACGCATCTATTCTACTATTAGGCCCCCTTGTGGGCAGGTTTGGGGAATGTGCCATTTCATTACCCGGTAATGACAACCTTGGGCCAAGACCCATTGACCTTCATTTAAAAGGCTTTAAACTAAAAGGTATTCATGCAGATATATCAAATGGCCAAATTATTGTCAATGGACGCACCAACCAGGATAGTGCAATATACCTGGACTTCCCTAGTGTTGGTGCCACTGAAAACCTCATACTAAATTCTGTGCTGGGCAATGGTGTAACAGTAATCCAGGGTGCAGCAAAAGATCCGGAAATAGTAAATATGGCAAGTTTTTTAACTTCCATGGGTGCTAAAATAAGTGGTGCAGGTACTGATACAATTAAAATTAAAGGTGTTCCCCAGCTAAAGCCTGTTAGATATTCCATTATGCCTGACAGAATGGAAGCTGGGACTTTTATGATAATGGCAGCTGCTAATAGAGGTGATGTTATCATATCTGGAGTTGTAAATAAACACCTTAAACCAGTTACAGCCAAGCTAAGGGAGGCGGGAGCAGAAGTAGATGAAGTTGACGGTGCTGTTCAAGTCAAAAGCACACAAAGATTGCAGTCATTAATTGTTAAAGCCACACCATATCCTGGGTTTCCAACAGACCTTCAGCCTATTATCAGTGCTGCATTGACTACTGCAGCAAATACAAGTATAATTTCAGAAAAAGTATATAAAAATAGATTTCAATATATTGGTGAATTGCGAAGACTTGGTGCCAAGATAAAGGTGGAGGGGAATACGGCGGTCATAACTGGGGTGGATAGGCTACTAGGATCTACGGTAACCGCCAATGATACAAGAGGGGCAGCGGCTTTACTTGCTGCAGGGCTAATGGCATTTGGTAAAACTGAAATAATTAATGCAGAGCTTTTAGATAATGGGTATGAAAATTGGGTAGAAAAGGTAAGCTCTATAAATGGAAGTGTTAATATAGTTAATTAG
- a CDS encoding SDR family oxidoreductase: MINTKKATPRILVTGATGYVGGRLIPHLLDKGYKVRCFIRNHEDINSRSWKNIEVFKGDVFDLKSLAQAMDGVDYAYYLIHSMAKGANFHQRDIQAAHNFGRTAQRKGVKRIIYLSGLGSKDDKTLSEHLQSRQKTGKILAEYGVPVTEFRAAQIIGSGSVSFELIRYLTERLPIIVAPKWIKSWTQPIAIDDVLYYLSHSLEIPETANQVIEIGGSTRLTYAELFRTYANLRNLKRRILILPFLPTKVLAYFVNFITPIPRNIATPLIEGLRNDVVAQNHTALELFKYEPTSVHEAIDIALKEQRFGKIETHWAGTDYSIHNRHFSEVKHIQQEGLFVEEISGLTWADPSKVFHVIKCIGGSRGWPSYQFLWSLRGLIDQLQGGSGLKRGRRSQESLRVGDPLDFFRVETIEENELLRLQVDFKMPGRGWLEFSLKPHHQGHTVCQYNRNAPRLDKSIMDSLSMSQPIGQYRLTLRAIFEPFGFLGLLYWKSMLPFHKPLFKTTIQKIIEEAEKDFEKDDPQA; the protein is encoded by the coding sequence ATGATAAATACTAAAAAAGCAACCCCAAGGATATTAGTTACTGGAGCTACTGGTTATGTTGGGGGTAGACTCATCCCTCATCTTCTTGATAAGGGCTATAAAGTTCGCTGCTTCATTAGAAACCATGAAGATATTAACTCCCGTAGTTGGAAAAATATTGAGGTTTTCAAGGGGGATGTATTTGACTTAAAAAGCTTGGCACAAGCTATGGATGGGGTGGATTATGCTTATTATCTTATTCACTCTATGGCCAAGGGTGCAAATTTTCACCAAAGGGATATACAAGCTGCCCACAACTTTGGAAGAACTGCTCAAAGGAAGGGTGTAAAACGAATTATTTATCTTAGTGGATTAGGAAGTAAGGATGATAAGACCTTATCTGAACATTTACAAAGCCGTCAAAAAACCGGAAAAATTTTAGCTGAGTACGGAGTTCCGGTTACTGAGTTTAGAGCTGCCCAGATTATTGGTTCAGGTAGTGTTTCCTTTGAGCTTATACGCTATTTGACTGAAAGATTACCCATAATTGTTGCTCCTAAATGGATAAAAAGCTGGACACAGCCAATTGCCATAGATGATGTGCTTTACTATTTATCTCATTCATTGGAAATTCCAGAAACAGCTAATCAGGTAATAGAAATTGGAGGCAGCACCAGACTGACCTATGCTGAGCTTTTCAGGACCTATGCAAATTTGCGCAACCTTAAGAGAAGAATTCTGATTTTGCCATTTTTACCAACAAAGGTTCTAGCTTATTTTGTCAATTTTATTACACCTATTCCACGGAATATTGCTACTCCTTTAATAGAAGGATTGAGAAATGATGTGGTAGCACAGAATCATACTGCCTTAGAACTTTTTAAGTATGAGCCCACGTCTGTTCATGAGGCCATAGATATTGCATTAAAGGAGCAGCGTTTTGGTAAGATAGAGACCCATTGGGCTGGAACAGACTATTCAATTCATAATAGACATTTTTCTGAGGTTAAACATATACAACAAGAAGGTTTATTTGTAGAAGAGATCTCAGGATTAACATGGGCTGATCCCAGCAAGGTCTTTCATGTTATTAAATGTATAGGAGGAAGCAGGGGTTGGCCCTCTTATCAATTCTTATGGTCATTACGTGGTTTAATAGACCAACTGCAGGGCGGCTCGGGCCTGAAAAGAGGGCGACGCAGCCAGGAATCCTTAAGGGTGGGAGATCCATTAGACTTTTTTAGGGTGGAAACCATTGAAGAAAATGAATTACTCCGCTTACAAGTGGACTTTAAAATGCCAGGACGCGGCTGGCTTGAGTTTTCCTTGAAACCTCACCACCAAGGCCATACAGTTTGTCAGTATAACAGGAATGCCCCAAGGCTGGATAAATCAATAATGGATAGCCTGAGTATGAGTCAACCAATCGGACAGTATAGATTAACCCTAAGGGCTATTTTTGAACCTTTTGGCTTCTTAGGCTTGCTCTATTGGAAATCCATGCTGCCTTTTCACAAACCTCTGTTTAAAACTACCATTCAGAAAATTATTGAGGAAGCTGAGAAAGATTTTGAAAAAGATGACCCCCAGGCATAA
- a CDS encoding cytochrome c biogenesis protein: MVRKLGILTFVFMVIALTTVFFFAPEERIMGPIQKIFYFHVASAWTGFFAFFVVFIASMLFLATRDGKYDRIAVSSAELGTLFITIVLLTGPIWARAAWGTWWTWEPKLTTTLVLWFIYIAYLVVRDLGANDTRGKNTAAIFGIVGFLNVPLVYYSVEWWGRKLHPAAVTGGGLAEEMVITLIISVISFNMLYLYLMFQSYGLMQIKEELFNRKREAINLITWE; encoded by the coding sequence ATGGTAAGGAAATTAGGCATTTTAACCTTTGTATTTATGGTAATAGCACTGACAACTGTTTTTTTCTTTGCTCCAGAGGAAAGGATAATGGGACCCATTCAGAAGATATTTTATTTTCATGTGGCTTCAGCCTGGACTGGTTTTTTTGCCTTTTTTGTGGTTTTCATAGCCAGCATGCTATTTTTAGCCACCAGGGATGGCAAATATGATAGAATCGCTGTCTCTTCAGCAGAGTTGGGTACTCTTTTTATTACTATTGTCCTCCTAACTGGGCCTATTTGGGCAAGGGCAGCCTGGGGTACATGGTGGACCTGGGAACCCAAGCTTACCACCACCCTTGTACTCTGGTTTATTTATATAGCCTATCTTGTGGTACGAGATCTGGGTGCAAATGATACAAGGGGAAAGAATACCGCTGCTATCTTTGGCATAGTGGGGTTTTTAAATGTTCCCCTGGTGTATTACTCAGTTGAATGGTGGGGCCGCAAGCTCCATCCTGCAGCAGTAACTGGTGGAGGCCTGGCGGAAGAAATGGTGATAACACTAATTATTAGTGTTATTAGTTTCAATATGCTTTACTTATATTTAATGTTTCAGTCATATGGTTTGATGCAGATAAAAGAAGAATTATTCAATAGAAAAAGAGAAGCAATTAATCTTATTACCTGGGAGTGA
- a CDS encoding S1C family serine protease, protein MGHFSHYENRRPGLLLIIIISLLSAIFGGIFVLFMAPSFLALEQPPQKIQPQEPPELPIIPFKVEDSPVIAIAENVGPAVVGITNMRGHDFFNNPIMSSGSGVIFDKNNGYIVTNFHVVEGATNIQVTLDDGQHYEAKLIGHDRDTDLAVLQIDASNLPEARFGDSLELRVGELAVAIGNPLGKDFARSVTAGVISALDREITVRTTGGEEITLQVIQTDAAINPGNSGGALVNSRGEVIGINSVKIARADVEGMGFAIPTHVVRPIIEQLIEKGYVSRPFIGIFDFREITPQMSNWYNLPEGIYVGGVVSGGPAAAAGMRPGDVIVEMQGQIIRTFNDLQKILRAHKVGDETNIVVIRDNKRIELKVTLGEMPRR, encoded by the coding sequence TTGGGACACTTTTCTCATTATGAAAATAGGCGACCAGGATTATTATTAATAATTATTATTAGCCTTTTAAGTGCCATATTTGGTGGTATATTTGTTCTTTTTATGGCTCCTTCCTTTCTAGCCTTGGAGCAGCCACCCCAAAAAATTCAGCCGCAGGAGCCACCTGAATTGCCTATAATTCCCTTTAAGGTAGAAGATTCACCTGTCATAGCCATAGCGGAAAATGTGGGTCCGGCTGTAGTGGGTATTACTAACATGAGAGGCCATGATTTCTTTAACAACCCAATAATGAGTTCTGGGTCAGGTGTAATATTTGATAAGAATAATGGCTACATTGTTACTAACTTTCATGTGGTAGAAGGAGCTACTAATATCCAAGTAACACTAGATGATGGACAGCATTATGAAGCAAAACTTATTGGCCATGACAGAGATACAGATCTGGCGGTTTTGCAGATAGATGCAAGTAATTTACCTGAAGCAAGGTTCGGAGATTCTTTAGAACTAAGAGTAGGAGAGCTAGCAGTTGCCATAGGCAATCCCTTGGGTAAGGATTTTGCCAGGTCTGTAACTGCTGGGGTAATTAGTGCACTGGATAGGGAGATTACAGTCAGAACTACAGGTGGAGAAGAGATTACCCTGCAGGTAATTCAAACAGATGCGGCAATAAATCCTGGGAACTCAGGAGGGGCTCTAGTAAACTCCAGGGGTGAGGTAATAGGGATTAATAGTGTAAAAATAGCAAGGGCTGATGTAGAAGGAATGGGCTTTGCTATCCCTACTCATGTAGTCAGGCCTATAATAGAACAGCTAATTGAAAAGGGTTATGTAAGCAGACCTTTTATTGGAATATTTGATTTCAGGGAGATTACTCCCCAAATGTCAAACTGGTATAACCTCCCAGAGGGGATTTATGTTGGAGGTGTCGTATCTGGAGGGCCTGCTGCAGCAGCAGGCATGAGGCCTGGAGATGTGATAGTAGAGATGCAGGGTCAAATAATTAGAACATTTAATGATTTGCAGAAAATATTAAGAGCTCATAAAGTTGGAGACGAAACTAACATTGTGGTTATTAGAGATAATAAAAGAATAGAGCTAAAGGTTACTTTAGGAGAAATGCCAAGAAGATAA
- a CDS encoding peptidase MA family metallohydrolase encodes MLQRTAYFKCTVRFLRLCVNIALGFILVLLSLSAKNPALPKSLAYGFVRETAKKEVEFRTRNWNSLKNEQFLIKYQNQDLENVNLVLDTINMDFQKVNEMLNFTNNGRVPIIIYPDSPSLGKSFGWDSDQSAMGVYWAGVIRIVSPEEWLGDLSQESAREVFRKKGPMVHEYAHLVVDYRTRGNYTRWFTEGIAQLIEKEITGFQFENTALNTDTAHWYDLKDMDRDFDTLPSQALAYSQSLVMIQWLVDEYGYDDLNTILNHLGAGKTLNQAFQIVIGKTLNQFMEACKNSY; translated from the coding sequence ATGCTGCAAAGAACCGCTTACTTTAAGTGTACAGTAAGGTTCTTAAGGCTGTGTGTAAATATTGCTTTAGGATTCATACTAGTGCTACTGTCATTATCTGCAAAAAATCCTGCTTTGCCAAAATCCCTTGCTTATGGTTTTGTGAGGGAAACGGCAAAAAAAGAAGTAGAATTTAGAACAAGAAATTGGAATTCTCTAAAGAATGAGCAATTTCTTATCAAATACCAAAACCAGGATCTAGAGAATGTAAACCTTGTGCTTGACACAATTAATATGGATTTTCAAAAGGTAAATGAAATGCTGAACTTTACAAATAATGGCAGGGTACCTATTATTATTTATCCTGACAGCCCAAGTCTAGGTAAAAGTTTTGGATGGGATTCTGATCAAAGTGCCATGGGCGTATACTGGGCAGGGGTTATAAGAATAGTGTCTCCAGAAGAATGGTTGGGTGATTTATCTCAAGAGTCTGCCAGGGAAGTGTTTCGCAAAAAAGGACCCATGGTTCACGAGTATGCCCATTTGGTAGTTGATTACAGGACTCGAGGAAACTATACAAGATGGTTTACTGAGGGTATTGCCCAGTTAATAGAGAAGGAAATAACTGGCTTTCAATTTGAAAATACTGCTCTTAATACTGATACAGCTCATTGGTACGATTTAAAGGATATGGACAGAGACTTTGATACTCTGCCAAGCCAGGCCTTGGCCTATAGTCAATCCCTAGTCATGATTCAATGGCTTGTGGATGAGTATGGTTATGATGATTTAAACACCATTCTAAATCATTTAGGGGCCGGAAAAACATTGAATCAGGCTTTTCAAATAGTAATAGGAAAGACACTGAATCAATTCATGGAAGCATGCAAAAATTCATATTAA
- a CDS encoding ABC transporter ATP-binding protein: MTLEIKEISKTINGMQILDKIQFTAPRGTLTILCGHNGAGKTTLLRILAGLVKPTWGSIVWQSNIFTHHYTYRRFVGYAGHELMLYENLTARENLLLFAKLYKVKNPMDEIEILGKSIGYLTYMDQIVANLSKGMRQKVSIARSLLHNPQIVLMDEPFTGLDIRSKERLETIIKDLLNQEKCIIIALHDIEKLAYLAHQMVFLNRGTISHIEFSCGKSKKCEDKKLAVSGGE; this comes from the coding sequence ATGACACTAGAGATAAAAGAAATTTCCAAAACTATCAATGGTATGCAAATACTTGATAAAATCCAATTCACCGCACCAAGGGGTACCCTTACTATTCTCTGTGGACACAATGGAGCAGGGAAAACAACCCTGCTCAGAATTCTGGCAGGCTTAGTAAAACCAACCTGGGGCAGTATAGTATGGCAGTCAAATATATTTACACACCACTATACTTATAGAAGATTTGTTGGATATGCAGGTCATGAGCTAATGCTCTATGAGAACCTAACAGCAAGGGAAAACCTGCTGCTGTTTGCAAAATTATATAAAGTGAAAAATCCAATGGATGAAATAGAAATTTTGGGAAAAAGCATTGGCTATTTGACCTATATGGATCAAATTGTTGCTAATCTTTCTAAAGGAATGAGACAAAAAGTATCCATAGCCCGTTCCCTGCTTCATAATCCTCAAATAGTTTTGATGGATGAACCCTTTACAGGCCTGGACATTCGAAGCAAGGAAAGGCTTGAAACTATTATCAAAGACCTGTTAAATCAAGAAAAATGCATAATTATAGCTCTACATGATATAGAAAAATTGGCTTACCTGGCACATCAGATGGTATTTTTAAACAGAGGGACCATTAGTCATATTGAGTTTTCATGTGGAAAAAGTAAAAAGTGTGAGGACAAAAAATTAGCGGTTAGTGGTGGAGAGTAG
- a CDS encoding IS1595 family transposase, producing MAKQNSINLMQFQTIFSSEEACHNHLYQMKWSDGFKCPRCGHSQAYKIKTRKSPLYECVDCKHQTTVTAGTIFEKTRTDLRIWFLAIFLVAHDKRGSSATFLSNQLGICYQTAWTMLHKIRKAMGERDTNYTLAGIVELDDAYFGSPTKGGKRGRGTEQTQVIVGLSLNSIGQPLYIKMEIIPDLRGTTISDFAQRTIEEGSVISSDKYRSYNVLTADPKYEHKPKIFNPKEDSEHLKWLHTIISNAKAFVAGTYHGLGAKHLQAYLNEFCYRFNRRMFKGELFNRLVKACVSVSTITYPELVG from the coding sequence GTGGCAAAACAAAACTCAATAAATTTAATGCAATTTCAAACAATATTTAGTTCAGAAGAAGCTTGTCATAATCATTTATACCAGATGAAGTGGTCTGATGGATTTAAGTGCCCAAGATGCGGGCATTCACAAGCTTACAAGATTAAAACCCGAAAGTCTCCTTTGTATGAATGTGTTGATTGTAAACATCAAACTACTGTTACTGCTGGAACAATCTTTGAAAAAACTAGAACAGACTTACGCATCTGGTTTTTAGCAATATTTTTAGTTGCTCATGACAAGCGTGGAAGCTCTGCTACTTTCCTTTCAAACCAATTAGGTATCTGCTATCAAACCGCCTGGACAATGCTTCATAAAATCAGAAAGGCTATGGGTGAACGTGATACAAATTATACTTTAGCCGGTATTGTTGAGCTTGATGATGCTTATTTTGGTTCTCCTACTAAAGGTGGTAAACGTGGTAGAGGTACAGAACAAACTCAAGTAATAGTAGGCCTATCATTAAATTCAATAGGGCAGCCACTATATATCAAGATGGAAATAATTCCTGACTTAAGAGGAACTACAATTAGTGATTTTGCTCAAAGAACTATTGAAGAGGGTTCTGTTATTTCCAGTGATAAGTATCGTTCATATAACGTACTAACTGCTGATCCTAAATATGAGCATAAACCAAAGATATTTAACCCAAAAGAAGATTCCGAGCACCTTAAGTGGCTTCATACTATTATTTCAAATGCAAAAGCTTTTGTAGCAGGTACCTACCATGGACTAGGAGCAAAGCATTTGCAGGCCTACTTAAACGAGTTTTGTTATCGCTTTAATAGAAGAATGTTTAAAGGTGAATTATTTAATAGATTGGTAAAAGCCTGCGTTTCTGTTTCAACGATTACTTATCCTGAGCTAGTTGGATAA
- a CDS encoding DUF5131 family protein, with product MALKSKIEWTENTWNPVTGCTKISDGCKNCYAFTMANRLKAMGNAKYSNGFEIKLHNYCLEDPLKWKKPSLIFVNSMSDLFHEEIPVDFIKKVFDVMNRASWHTFQVLTKRAERLFELADSLNWTPNIWQGVTVESEKYKKRIDYLREVPARVRFVSFEPLINEVNELHLAGIDWAIVGGESGFRAREMQQEWVLSIKEECERQDVFFYFKQWGGFNKKSNGRTLLGKTWDAMPQI from the coding sequence ATGGCTTTAAAATCAAAAATCGAGTGGACAGAAAACACCTGGAATCCTGTTACTGGTTGCACAAAAATCTCTGACGGATGTAAAAATTGTTATGCTTTTACTATGGCGAATAGGCTAAAAGCTATGGGAAATGCTAAGTATTCAAATGGTTTTGAAATAAAACTTCATAATTATTGTTTAGAGGATCCATTAAAATGGAAGAAGCCTTCTCTGATTTTTGTAAATTCAATGTCTGACTTATTTCATGAAGAAATCCCAGTGGATTTTATAAAAAAAGTATTTGATGTAATGAATAGAGCTTCCTGGCATACTTTTCAAGTATTGACAAAAAGAGCAGAGAGACTTTTCGAGTTAGCAGATTCTCTTAATTGGACACCAAATATTTGGCAAGGAGTAACAGTTGAAAGTGAAAAATACAAAAAAAGGATTGACTATCTAAGAGAAGTACCGGCAAGAGTAAGATTTGTCTCTTTTGAACCTTTGATAAATGAAGTTAATGAATTACATTTAGCAGGAATTGATTGGGCTATTGTAGGTGGGGAAAGTGGATTTCGGGCAAGAGAAATGCAACAAGAATGGGTTTTATCTATAAAAGAAGAATGTGAAAGGCAAGATGTATTTTTTTACTTTAAGCAATGGGGCGGTTTTAATAAAAAAAGCAATGGACGCACTTTGTTAGGCAAAACTTGGGATGCAATGCCTCAAATATAG
- a CDS encoding CxxH/CxxC protein: protein MYVVCDEHIEEAIDEFVEIYEMPPDIYLLDKVSFTDWTAPHRCDKCSNPPKYLVV from the coding sequence ATGTATGTTGTATGTGACGAGCATATAGAAGAGGCCATAGATGAATTTGTGGAGATATATGAAATGCCCCCGGATATATATCTTTTGGACAAGGTTTCCTTTACTGACTGGACAGCCCCTCATCGTTGTGACAAATGCAGCAACCCCCCAAAATATCTGGTAGTATAA
- a CDS encoding CcmD family protein encodes MTYLWLACAAIWAGISAYLLMLNKREKHLKDELQFLAKLLKEYEHERKTSMLQKEKGEEVYKEAKIKPS; translated from the coding sequence ATGACCTATTTATGGTTAGCCTGTGCAGCAATCTGGGCTGGCATTAGTGCATATTTACTAATGCTAAATAAAAGGGAAAAACATCTAAAAGATGAATTACAGTTCCTGGCAAAATTACTCAAGGAATATGAACATGAAAGAAAAACCTCTATGCTGCAAAAAGAAAAAGGGGAAGAAGTATATAAAGAGGCTAAAATTAAGCCCAGCTGA
- a CDS encoding BON domain-containing protein → MKLNDSQVKDAIMTALMKDGMSDINVNVRKGIASIWGVVDVLDDRNKVETVVKRIPGVKKVENKLVISADGEIGDDKVAEMISKKLFEKPGLDRLTVEVHKGIALLMGNIDSIDQERKAIIIASKVLGVKEIISKLKIKDEHKKDDATLVNEIERAISLEESLDLLDIRTQVKDGRVILSGTVDKANQAILAEDAASAVKGVRRITNKLQAIESGGQDNRLTKRVRILLAQQPHINNENISVFVVAGTAYLSGEVYTSGSKKAAEVLAASVPGILRVINNIHIDHH, encoded by the coding sequence ATGAAATTAAATGACTCCCAGGTTAAGGATGCTATAATGACAGCCCTAATGAAGGATGGAATGTCAGATATTAATGTTAATGTCCGCAAGGGTATTGCTTCTATATGGGGAGTGGTTGACGTCCTGGATGACAGAAATAAAGTGGAAACTGTAGTTAAAAGAATCCCCGGGGTTAAAAAAGTTGAAAATAAACTAGTTATATCTGCTGATGGTGAGATTGGTGATGATAAGGTTGCAGAAATGATAAGCAAAAAACTTTTTGAAAAGCCTGGCTTGGATAGACTAACTGTAGAGGTTCATAAAGGAATTGCCCTGCTCATGGGTAATATAGACAGCATAGATCAAGAACGAAAGGCAATAATCATAGCCTCTAAGGTTTTAGGTGTTAAAGAAATAATCAGTAAACTTAAAATAAAAGATGAGCATAAAAAAGACGATGCTACATTGGTAAATGAAATTGAAAGAGCCATATCTCTTGAAGAAAGTCTGGACCTGCTGGATATTCGCACTCAGGTTAAAGATGGCAGGGTGATTCTAAGTGGTACAGTTGATAAAGCTAATCAGGCCATACTAGCAGAGGATGCTGCCTCTGCAGTAAAAGGGGTTAGGAGGATAACAAATAAGCTTCAAGCCATAGAAAGTGGTGGCCAGGATAACCGTCTAACAAAAAGGGTAAGAATTCTCCTGGCACAGCAGCCGCACATTAACAACGAAAATATTTCGGTATTTGTTGTGGCTGGAACTGCATATTTAAGTGGCGAGGTATATACTTCTGGTTCCAAAAAGGCAGCAGAAGTATTGGCGGCCTCAGTGCCAGGGATTTTAAGAGTAATTAATAACATCCACATAGACCATCATTAA